In Stenotrophomonas sp. ESTM1D_MKCIP4_1, a single genomic region encodes these proteins:
- a CDS encoding response regulator transcription factor, which produces MTETSSPIGVLVVDDHPLLRDGLAALLGAQPDLRLLGEAADGEDAVARYQQLQPDVVLMDLQMPRLDGVEAIVRIRALDPRARIIVLTTYRGDVRAVRALQAGASAYLLKDMLRHELVDTIRTVAGGRRAAIPPAVAASIAAHVVEDRLSPRETEVLRHVAGGLSNKRIGERMQISEQTVKAHMKSLMDKLGVGDRTHAVTQALRRGIISLDDSGHD; this is translated from the coding sequence ATGACTGAGACCTCTTCCCCGATCGGCGTGCTGGTGGTCGACGACCATCCCCTGCTGCGCGACGGCCTGGCCGCCCTGCTGGGCGCGCAACCGGATCTGCGCCTGCTGGGCGAAGCCGCCGATGGCGAGGACGCCGTCGCGCGCTACCAGCAGCTGCAGCCGGATGTGGTGCTGATGGATCTGCAGATGCCGCGCCTGGACGGCGTCGAAGCCATCGTGCGGATCCGGGCGCTGGATCCGCGCGCGCGCATCATCGTGCTGACCACCTACCGCGGCGATGTCCGCGCGGTGCGGGCGCTGCAGGCCGGTGCCAGTGCGTACCTGCTGAAGGACATGCTGCGCCACGAACTGGTGGACACGATCCGCACCGTGGCCGGTGGCCGGCGCGCGGCCATTCCACCGGCCGTGGCGGCGAGCATTGCCGCGCACGTGGTGGAGGACCGGCTGTCACCGCGCGAGACGGAAGTGCTGCGTCACGTAGCGGGCGGCCTGTCGAACAAGCGCATCGGCGAGCGGATGCAGATTTCAGAGCAGACCGTGAAGGCGCACATGAAGAGTCTGATGGACAAGCTCGGCGTGGGTGATCGCACGCACGCCGTGACGCAGGCACTGCGCCGCGGAATCATCAGCCTGGATGACAGCGGCCACGATTGA
- a CDS encoding MFS transporter, with the protein MAAGAGFSVASLYYSQPMLGLIAQDLGASERSVGLVPTLTQLGYALGILLLAPLGDRFDRRYLILLKSLLLSLALAAAALAGQLPGLLLASLLVGLMATLAQDIVPAAAVLAPDAHRGQIVGRVMTGLLLGILLSRVVSGVVAEAWGWRTQFVLAAVSVAAMGGVMAKALPRFAPTSALRYPALLASLLQLWREQPQLRRAVASQSLLAVGFSAFWSTLALMLHATLGLGSAAAGAFGIAGAAGALAAPFAGRYADRLGSPAVARLAIAVALVGFGLLLADSWLPAAALLPLLVLSALLFDFGFQSALVAHQTLVYGLVPSARSRLNALLFTGMFIGMAAGGALGSLALAQWGWHGVAWLAVVCAGSSLLVRLR; encoded by the coding sequence ATGGCCGCTGGTGCTGGCTTTTCGGTGGCTTCCCTCTACTACAGCCAACCCATGCTGGGCCTGATCGCGCAGGACCTGGGGGCCAGCGAGCGTAGCGTTGGCCTGGTGCCGACGCTGACCCAGTTGGGCTATGCACTGGGCATCCTGCTCCTGGCGCCGCTGGGTGACCGGTTCGACCGCCGCTACCTGATCCTGCTGAAATCGCTGCTGTTGTCACTGGCACTGGCGGCAGCGGCCTTGGCAGGCCAGTTGCCCGGCTTGTTGCTGGCCAGCCTGCTGGTGGGCCTGATGGCCACGCTGGCCCAGGACATCGTGCCGGCTGCTGCGGTGTTGGCGCCGGACGCGCATCGGGGGCAGATTGTCGGCCGGGTGATGACGGGCCTGCTGCTGGGCATCCTGCTTTCGCGGGTGGTGAGTGGCGTGGTGGCTGAAGCGTGGGGCTGGCGCACGCAGTTCGTGCTGGCCGCGGTTTCGGTGGCCGCGATGGGCGGGGTGATGGCCAAGGCGCTGCCGCGCTTCGCACCGACCAGTGCCCTGCGTTACCCCGCGCTGCTGGCCTCGCTGCTGCAGCTGTGGCGCGAGCAGCCGCAACTACGGCGGGCGGTGGCCAGCCAGTCGCTGCTGGCGGTGGGCTTCAGTGCGTTCTGGTCGACCCTGGCGCTGATGCTGCATGCCACGCTGGGGCTGGGAAGTGCGGCGGCCGGAGCGTTCGGCATTGCGGGCGCGGCGGGCGCGCTGGCGGCGCCCTTTGCCGGTCGTTACGCCGATCGTCTGGGCAGCCCTGCGGTGGCGCGCTTGGCGATTGCGGTGGCGCTGGTGGGCTTTGGCCTGCTGCTCGCTGACAGTTGGCTGCCGGCGGCTGCGCTGCTGCCGTTGCTGGTGCTAAGTGCACTGCTGTTCGATTTCGGTTTCCAGTCGGCGCTGGTGGCGCACCAGACGCTGGTCTACGGCCTGGTGCCATCGGCGCGCAGTCGGCTGAATGCACTGTTGTTCACCGGCATGTTCATCGGCATGGCGGCCGGTGGCGCGCTGGGCAGCCTGGCGCTGGCGCAGTGGGGCTGGCACGGCGTAGCGTGGCTGGCGGTGGTGTGTGCGGGCAGCAGCCTGCTGGTGCGGTTGAGGTAG
- a CDS encoding LysR family transcriptional regulator — protein sequence MNELSASADRLDLLRTFLRIVDAGSLSAAATQLGTTQPTVSRRLQALERQLGLRLLQRSTHGLQLTEDGQRCQRHAQRVIDEWEALQAELHGEAQVLRGRLRVMVPHAFGQAQLLPTMLDFLARHPMLSLEWILEDHRPDFVADGIDCAVRVGPVDEPRMVALPLAEVPRIVVASPRLADPSRVRTPEQAQALPWIALATYYRERLLLHDAKGRAHTLSIAPRLLTDNLFVVQRAAVAGLGAAVVSAWLVADDLAKGRLVQLLPQWQAPPLPVHLVFPAARHQPLRLRAFIDAMKDALPQVHGMRPAVR from the coding sequence ATGAACGAGCTTTCTGCCAGCGCCGACCGCCTGGATCTGCTGCGCACCTTCCTGCGCATCGTCGATGCCGGAAGCCTGTCGGCCGCCGCCACCCAGCTGGGCACGACCCAGCCGACCGTCAGCCGGCGCCTGCAGGCCCTTGAACGCCAGCTTGGATTGCGCCTGCTGCAACGTTCCACCCATGGCCTGCAACTCACAGAGGACGGTCAACGCTGCCAACGCCACGCGCAGCGTGTCATTGACGAATGGGAAGCCTTGCAGGCCGAGCTGCACGGTGAAGCGCAGGTGCTGCGCGGGCGACTGCGGGTGATGGTGCCGCATGCGTTCGGCCAGGCGCAGCTGCTGCCGACCATGCTGGACTTCCTCGCCCGGCATCCGATGCTCAGCCTGGAATGGATCCTCGAAGATCACCGCCCCGATTTCGTTGCCGACGGCATCGACTGCGCCGTGCGCGTCGGCCCGGTGGACGAACCTCGCATGGTCGCCCTGCCGCTGGCCGAAGTGCCGCGCATTGTCGTGGCCTCACCGCGCCTGGCAGACCCCTCCCGCGTGCGCACGCCGGAACAGGCACAGGCACTGCCCTGGATCGCACTGGCCACCTACTACCGCGAACGCCTGCTGCTGCACGACGCGAAGGGGCGTGCACATACGCTGTCCATCGCGCCACGCCTGCTTACCGACAACCTGTTCGTGGTGCAGCGTGCCGCCGTAGCGGGCCTGGGCGCGGCGGTGGTCTCGGCATGGCTGGTGGCCGACGATCTTGCCAAAGGCCGCCTGGTGCAGCTGCTGCCGCAGTGGCAGGCACCTCCGCTGCCGGTGCATCTGGTGTTTCCCGCCGCGCGCCACCAGCCGCTGCGCCTGCGCGCTTTCATTGATGCGATGAAAGATGCCCTGCCGCAGGTGCATGGCATGCGTCCGGCGGTGCGTTGA
- a CDS encoding amidohydrolase family protein: MFVPRPLSLAMLLAIAPLSATAAERADLLIRNATVVDVEHARSLPGQSVVIRGDDIVAMGPDAQLRGQWTASRQIDARGKYLIPGLWDMHVHFGGGPALVEENKALLPLYIAHGITTVRDCSGDLPEQVLQWRGEIADGTLFGPRLLSSGAKIEGLKPVWKGTIEVGSEADVDKAITRLQDDKVDFVKITDSTLKPELFLYSASAARKAGLKASGHIPMALTVEQAVDAGLASIEHLDYAFKAGSRDEAQIAADFGAGRIDRAEANRRLDASFDRDTAMRAYRGFAARGVFVTPTLNGGRILDFLDQDDHAHDPYLAYIGPGLRATYQWRVDRAAKASPAQIEARHAQYHQVASVLPMLQEAGVTIIAGTDAGFLNSYNFPGIALHQELQLFVKEGLSAPQALSAATRSGPAWFGQLDRYGGVATGKAADLVLLTANPLQDIAATEKIDSVILGGTVYDRAALDRMLADTKAKVAAWNAEPAKGK, encoded by the coding sequence ATGTTCGTTCCCCGTCCGTTGTCCCTTGCAATGCTGCTTGCCATCGCCCCGCTGTCGGCCACCGCTGCCGAACGCGCCGACCTGCTGATCCGCAATGCCACCGTGGTCGATGTCGAGCACGCACGCAGCCTGCCGGGCCAGAGCGTGGTCATCCGTGGCGATGACATCGTGGCCATGGGCCCCGATGCGCAGCTGCGCGGGCAGTGGACTGCCAGCCGCCAGATCGACGCCCGGGGCAAATACCTCATTCCGGGCCTGTGGGACATGCACGTGCATTTCGGTGGTGGCCCGGCGCTGGTCGAGGAGAACAAGGCGTTGCTCCCGTTGTACATCGCACACGGCATCACCACCGTGCGTGACTGCTCGGGCGACCTGCCGGAGCAGGTGCTGCAGTGGCGCGGCGAGATTGCTGACGGCACGTTGTTCGGCCCCCGTCTGCTCAGCTCCGGCGCCAAGATCGAAGGCCTCAAGCCGGTCTGGAAGGGCACGATCGAAGTGGGAAGCGAAGCCGACGTCGACAAGGCGATCACGCGCCTGCAGGACGACAAGGTCGACTTCGTGAAGATCACCGACAGCACGCTGAAGCCGGAGCTGTTCCTGTATTCGGCCAGTGCAGCGCGCAAGGCGGGTCTGAAGGCGTCGGGCCACATTCCGATGGCCCTGACGGTCGAGCAGGCTGTCGATGCGGGCCTGGCCTCGATTGAACATCTGGACTATGCGTTCAAGGCGGGCAGCAGGGATGAGGCGCAGATTGCCGCCGACTTCGGTGCAGGGCGCATCGATCGCGCCGAGGCCAACCGCCGGCTGGACGCCAGTTTCGACCGCGACACCGCGATGCGCGCGTACCGCGGTTTCGCCGCGCGCGGTGTGTTCGTGACCCCGACCCTCAACGGTGGGCGCATCCTCGATTTCCTCGACCAGGATGACCACGCGCATGATCCGTACCTGGCCTACATCGGGCCGGGCCTGCGTGCCACCTACCAGTGGCGCGTGGACCGTGCCGCCAAGGCAAGCCCGGCACAGATCGAAGCGCGGCATGCGCAGTACCACCAGGTGGCTTCGGTGCTGCCGATGCTGCAGGAAGCGGGGGTGACGATCATTGCAGGTACCGATGCGGGCTTCCTCAATTCGTACAACTTCCCGGGCATCGCCCTGCACCAGGAACTGCAGTTGTTCGTGAAAGAGGGCTTGAGCGCACCGCAGGCGCTGTCGGCGGCCACCCGTTCCGGGCCGGCCTGGTTCGGTCAGCTGGACCGCTACGGCGGTGTCGCCACCGGCAAGGCGGCCGATCTGGTGCTGCTGACCGCCAACCCGCTGCAGGACATCGCGGCCACGGAGAAGATCGACAGCGTGATCCTGGGTGGCACCGTGTATGACCGCGCCGCGTTGGACAGGATGCTGGCCGATACCAAAGCCAAGGTGGCGGCGTGGAATGCCGAGCCGGCCAAAGGAAAGTAA
- a CDS encoding LysR substrate-binding domain-containing protein — MQDSAKSNRPLFELDLLRALAMVADCGSFTTAATRLHSTQSTVSQKVRRLEELAGHRLLARSHRDVHPTDAGHTMLGYARRMLDLHDEMGQALAGATVETAVRIGVPEDFVNAQTTRMLAAFSRRYPQVKLEISSGLSRDLAHGFDHGELDLVLVKQRRNTRQAVHCRREPMHWIDSLRSSSLQQDPLPLVTFPPRGLYRDEMIQAVEALGLRWRIAFTSSSLSGIQGAVADGIGISLLPRRAVSREHRIIDGERGLPVVDNYEIGLLHRPDADDAVRALAAELWRQVQREAE, encoded by the coding sequence ATGCAAGACAGTGCGAAATCGAATAGACCACTGTTCGAGCTGGACCTGCTGCGCGCCCTGGCGATGGTGGCCGACTGCGGCAGTTTCACCACCGCCGCCACTCGGCTGCACTCCACCCAGTCCACGGTCAGCCAGAAGGTGCGGCGCCTGGAAGAACTGGCCGGGCATCGCCTGCTCGCGCGCAGCCACCGCGATGTGCACCCCACCGATGCCGGGCACACCATGCTGGGGTACGCACGGCGCATGCTCGATCTGCACGACGAAATGGGCCAGGCGCTGGCCGGCGCGACGGTGGAGACCGCGGTACGCATCGGCGTGCCTGAGGATTTCGTCAACGCGCAGACCACGCGCATGCTGGCGGCATTCAGCCGGCGCTACCCGCAGGTGAAACTGGAGATCAGCAGTGGCCTGAGTCGCGACCTTGCCCACGGGTTCGACCACGGCGAACTGGACCTGGTCCTGGTGAAACAGCGCCGCAACACGCGCCAGGCGGTGCACTGCCGGCGTGAACCCATGCACTGGATCGACAGCCTGCGCAGCAGCAGCCTGCAGCAGGATCCACTGCCCCTGGTCACCTTCCCGCCACGCGGGCTGTACCGGGACGAAATGATCCAGGCGGTGGAAGCGCTCGGCCTGCGCTGGCGCATCGCGTTCACCAGCTCGTCGCTCAGCGGCATCCAGGGTGCGGTGGCCGATGGGATCGGCATCAGTCTGTTGCCGCGTCGTGCGGTGAGCCGCGAACATCGCATCATCGACGGTGAGCGTGGGCTGCCAGTGGTGGACAACTATGAGATCGGGCTGCTGCACCGCCCCGATGCGGATGACGCGGTACGCGCCCTCGCGGCCGAACTCTGGCGGCAGGTCCAGCGCGAGGCGGAGTAG
- a CDS encoding amidohydrolase family protein yields the protein MTLQFIQGGVDREGASLHFHIRDGRFEGVNGSAVPADGAAIIDLQGFTLLPGLVDGHIHLDKSFVGDRWHSHQPVASLRERLAVEKAAVAAAAPMVDRAEALIRQCSAFGTVAMRCHVDIDASTGLHHLHAVREAAQRCADIMQIQLVAFPQAGVMSCAGTAAVLEQALAEGVAVLGGIDPTTLDGDAEGQLALLFGLAERHGVRLDIHLHEPGETGLAQLLRIAARTRAAGLQGRVAVSHAYALGEVPLARALQVGEALAMAGVAIMSNAPGDHPFPPVRALHDAGVRVFAGNDNIRDSWWPYGNGDLLQRAMLLGYRSGFYTDADLMLALDMVTTQAAEVIGLPEYGMGEGMPATFVAVRADHGPAAVAGVPVERRVVVQGRWQ from the coding sequence ATGACCCTGCAGTTCATCCAGGGCGGCGTCGATCGCGAGGGTGCGTCGCTGCATTTCCACATCCGCGACGGGCGCTTCGAGGGCGTCAACGGCTCCGCAGTGCCCGCCGACGGGGCCGCCATCATCGACCTGCAGGGCTTCACCCTGCTGCCGGGGCTGGTGGATGGGCATATCCATCTGGACAAGAGCTTCGTGGGTGACCGCTGGCATTCGCATCAGCCGGTGGCCAGCCTGCGCGAACGGCTGGCGGTGGAAAAGGCCGCCGTCGCGGCCGCCGCGCCGATGGTGGACCGCGCCGAGGCGCTGATCCGCCAGTGCAGCGCTTTCGGCACGGTGGCGATGCGCTGCCACGTCGATATCGACGCCAGTACTGGTCTGCACCATCTGCACGCCGTGCGCGAGGCTGCGCAACGCTGCGCCGACATCATGCAGATCCAGCTGGTTGCGTTCCCGCAGGCGGGCGTGATGTCCTGCGCGGGCACGGCAGCGGTTCTTGAGCAGGCCCTGGCGGAAGGCGTGGCCGTGCTCGGTGGCATCGACCCGACCACCCTCGATGGTGACGCGGAAGGGCAGCTGGCCCTGCTGTTCGGCCTGGCCGAGCGTCATGGCGTGCGCCTGGACATCCACCTGCACGAGCCGGGCGAGACCGGGTTGGCCCAGCTGCTGCGCATTGCCGCGCGCACCCGCGCCGCCGGGCTGCAGGGTCGGGTGGCGGTTAGCCATGCCTACGCGCTGGGCGAAGTGCCGCTGGCACGTGCGCTGCAGGTGGGTGAGGCGCTGGCGATGGCAGGCGTAGCGATCATGAGCAACGCACCGGGCGATCATCCGTTCCCGCCAGTGCGGGCGCTACATGACGCCGGGGTGCGGGTGTTTGCTGGCAACGACAACATCCGTGACAGCTGGTGGCCTTACGGCAACGGCGATCTGCTGCAGCGCGCGATGCTGCTCGGCTACCGCTCCGGGTTCTACACCGATGCCGATCTGATGCTGGCGCTGGACATGGTGACCACGCAAGCGGCCGAGGTGATCGGGTTGCCGGAGTACGGAATGGGCGAGGGGATGCCGGCGACGTTCGTGGCGGTGCGGGCGGATCACGGGCCGGCAGCGGTGGCAGGCGTGCCGGTGGAACGTCGCGTGGTCGTGCAGGGGCGGTGGCAGTAG
- a CDS encoding GNAT family protein, which produces MLRRHLLLLGHGSVKLRSLQRTDLAGWRTLCAQRGSRCEVSCSADAEVQLFIGIQRSRLQEDNDRLLLGVFDQDSHTLVDQLTVRLQSAYSRSAQLERFCQADWDDAQRFADALQALCPFLFEQVGLHRVYVMLPPYGSAALAAVLRTAGFENEGLLRDQHLGAAGWEDRCLHALTATRWRRQQAALG; this is translated from the coding sequence GTGCTGCGCCGTCATCTGCTGCTGCTGGGCCATGGCTCCGTCAAACTGCGCTCGCTGCAGCGCACCGACCTGGCGGGCTGGCGCACGCTCTGCGCGCAGCGCGGCAGCCGCTGCGAGGTATCCTGCAGCGCCGACGCCGAAGTGCAGCTGTTCATCGGCATCCAGCGCTCGCGGCTGCAGGAGGACAATGACCGCCTGCTGCTGGGTGTATTCGACCAGGACAGCCACACCCTGGTCGACCAGCTGACCGTGCGGCTGCAGTCGGCCTACAGCCGCAGTGCCCAACTGGAGCGCTTCTGCCAGGCCGACTGGGACGATGCCCAGCGCTTTGCCGATGCGCTGCAGGCACTCTGCCCGTTCCTGTTCGAGCAGGTCGGGCTGCACCGGGTCTATGTGATGCTGCCGCCCTACGGCAGCGCCGCGCTTGCCGCCGTGCTGCGTACCGCCGGCTTCGAGAACGAAGGCCTGCTGCGCGACCAGCACCTGGGTGCGGCGGGCTGGGAAGATCGCTGCCTGCACGCACTGACCGCGACGCGCTGGCGTCGTCAACAGGCCGCACTTGGCTAG
- a CDS encoding CDP-diacylglycerol diphosphatase, producing the protein MSVVRRLLPLSLCLSLSVLAGCASAPVPPPAPAHSDALWRVIERDCRNAQGPQGSCLQVDAAADRRDVLVKDSHGQFQYLLMPLDKVSGIESPGLYRKGVPNYFAAAWQARSHTEQALGRPLPREVASLALNSPHGRSQHQLHIHVDCLRADVLQALDAQQAALQTRWAPLPVPLRGHVYQARLLPGAALTANPLNLLAFDLSGPADVGNWSLLVAGHRDARGAPGFVLLATRLDTAAGNDASAEELQDHACSVVTGAGAALERVR; encoded by the coding sequence GTGAGCGTCGTGCGTCGTCTGCTTCCGTTGTCCCTGTGTCTTTCCCTTTCCGTGTTGGCCGGCTGTGCCAGCGCCCCGGTTCCGCCGCCCGCTCCGGCCCACTCCGATGCGCTGTGGCGGGTGATCGAGCGCGACTGCCGGAATGCGCAGGGGCCGCAGGGCAGCTGCCTGCAGGTGGACGCTGCGGCCGATCGCCGCGACGTGCTGGTGAAGGATTCCCACGGCCAGTTCCAGTACCTGCTGATGCCGCTGGACAAGGTCAGCGGCATCGAAAGCCCCGGTCTCTACCGCAAGGGGGTGCCCAACTACTTTGCTGCGGCCTGGCAGGCGCGGTCCCACACCGAACAGGCGCTGGGACGACCGCTGCCGCGGGAGGTCGCCAGTCTTGCGCTGAATTCGCCACATGGTCGTTCGCAGCACCAGCTGCACATCCACGTGGATTGCCTGCGTGCGGACGTGCTGCAGGCCCTGGATGCGCAGCAGGCGGCCCTGCAGACCCGCTGGGCGCCGTTGCCGGTGCCGCTGCGTGGCCACGTGTACCAGGCACGCCTGCTGCCGGGCGCGGCGCTGACCGCCAACCCGCTGAACCTGCTGGCCTTCGACCTCAGTGGCCCGGCGGATGTCGGCAACTGGAGCCTCCTGGTGGCGGGCCACCGTGATGCGCGGGGTGCACCCGGTTTCGTGTTGTTGGCCACCCGGCTCGACACCGCCGCGGGCAACGATGCCAGTGCCGAGGAGCTGCAGGACCATGCCTGCAGCGTGGTGACCGGGGCTGGCGCCGCGCTGGAGCGGGTGCGCTAG
- a CDS encoding DUF2235 domain-containing protein, with translation MTSTDPTAIPGQVDLEPGTPDPVAQAEGSARTARLARGTRPLSDAERRRRQEAMCGTVPDKEAATTGCTQSLHLSVFFDGTGNNRDEELGKGEDERALSNIARLFIAHKDDTRTIKRQYLAGVGTPCPEVGDGGGLLGLSIGKGGRERIDFALQALDELIDTQPEPMRILVVSVSVLGFSRGAASARAFARDLAARCKRQADGTWLYRERIPLRIGFMGVFDTVCSVWPNLAAAAVNYRNGHTGWAEGMAVPAIVEQSVHMTAAHELRGQFPLDSTREHAHYPANTVEIWFPGVHSDVGGGYDPQHQGRQNSIARFALNEMYDMAQTGGVLLNPVSELEPFVRSEFDKQDPELQAVFNAYLQAVRVKRGRMEDVQAAHMQLLYRWMRVRVARGDKLPSMQRLAAREEALREQVRTLRRRQSQLPSPWGNDNLHLADQGNADKTAEWNRVSDELKARDDELSAVRKQRRGLEKENDTLVGKIVGLRRRRERGASLTMAERVTLEAWDDTTLLPPDVEAFFDGYGHDSVAHWFIGNLSQWRVLYFGATKYTPGKVEAEAGVEAAMAG, from the coding sequence ATGACCAGTACTGATCCAACCGCGATTCCCGGACAGGTCGACCTTGAGCCGGGCACGCCCGATCCGGTCGCCCAGGCAGAAGGCAGCGCGCGTACCGCACGGCTGGCGCGCGGCACCCGTCCGTTGAGCGATGCCGAGCGCCGCCGCCGCCAGGAAGCGATGTGCGGCACGGTGCCCGACAAGGAGGCGGCGACCACCGGCTGCACCCAGAGCCTGCACCTGAGTGTGTTCTTCGATGGTACAGGCAACAACCGCGACGAGGAACTGGGCAAGGGCGAGGACGAGCGTGCGCTGTCGAACATCGCGCGGCTCTTCATCGCGCACAAGGACGACACCCGCACCATCAAACGGCAGTACCTGGCGGGCGTGGGCACCCCGTGCCCGGAGGTGGGCGATGGCGGTGGGCTGCTTGGGCTGTCGATCGGCAAAGGCGGGCGCGAGCGCATTGATTTCGCGCTGCAGGCCCTGGATGAGCTGATCGACACCCAGCCCGAGCCGATGCGGATCCTGGTGGTCAGCGTATCGGTACTGGGCTTTTCGCGTGGGGCTGCGTCGGCGCGGGCGTTCGCGCGTGATCTGGCCGCACGCTGCAAGCGCCAGGCCGATGGCACGTGGCTCTATCGCGAGCGGATACCGCTGCGGATCGGCTTCATGGGGGTGTTCGATACCGTGTGTTCGGTATGGCCAAACCTCGCCGCTGCAGCGGTGAACTACCGCAACGGGCACACCGGCTGGGCCGAAGGCATGGCCGTGCCGGCCATCGTCGAGCAGTCGGTGCACATGACGGCGGCGCATGAGCTGCGCGGCCAGTTTCCGCTGGATTCCACCCGCGAGCATGCTCACTACCCGGCCAACACGGTGGAGATCTGGTTCCCGGGCGTGCACTCGGATGTGGGCGGCGGCTATGACCCGCAGCACCAGGGACGGCAGAACAGCATCGCGCGGTTCGCCTTGAACGAGATGTATGACATGGCCCAGACCGGCGGCGTGCTGCTCAATCCGGTCAGCGAGCTGGAGCCGTTCGTGAGGAGCGAGTTCGACAAGCAGGATCCGGAACTGCAGGCCGTGTTCAATGCCTACCTGCAGGCCGTGCGGGTGAAGCGGGGACGCATGGAGGATGTGCAGGCGGCGCACATGCAGCTGCTGTACCGCTGGATGCGGGTGCGCGTGGCCCGGGGTGACAAGCTGCCGTCGATGCAGCGCCTTGCCGCCCGCGAGGAGGCGCTGCGCGAGCAGGTCAGGACCCTGCGCCGGCGGCAGTCGCAGCTGCCATCGCCCTGGGGCAACGACAACCTGCATCTGGCTGACCAGGGCAACGCAGACAAAACCGCCGAGTGGAATCGCGTTTCCGATGAACTGAAAGCGCGCGACGATGAACTGTCTGCCGTGCGCAAGCAGCGGCGCGGGCTGGAAAAGGAGAACGATACGCTGGTGGGCAAGATCGTCGGGCTGCGCCGGCGGCGCGAGCGGGGCGCGTCGTTGACGATGGCCGAGCGGGTCACGCTGGAGGCATGGGATGACACGACCCTGCTGCCGCCGGACGTGGAGGCGTTCTTCGATGGCTACGGCCACGACTCGGTCGCGCACTGGTTCATCGGCAATCTCAGCCAGTGGCGCGTGCTGTATTTCGGTGCCACCAAGTACACCCCCGGCAAGGTTGAAGCAGAGGCCGGGGTGGAGGCGGCCATGGCGGGTTGA
- a CDS encoding DUF3304 domain-containing protein → MIGSKYQVWSALAVLALLVLGVGCSRAMARGKTPVLSLFAFNYSPNYLADVRVDGQFLGGVSGYTNGGSAMGPRAPRGKGPDSVRVQWTETNRYDLASNRYLDEGHRVPHEAMVPLKTPYPPDPATLLLHFYPDGHVEAELLGKGVNKWDVRRMPVPKEHKDHDQY, encoded by the coding sequence ATGATCGGCAGCAAGTATCAGGTATGGAGTGCATTGGCGGTGCTGGCCTTGCTGGTGCTGGGCGTGGGTTGCAGCCGGGCGATGGCGCGTGGAAAGACGCCGGTCCTGTCGCTGTTCGCGTTCAACTACAGCCCGAACTACCTCGCCGATGTGCGGGTGGATGGGCAGTTCCTCGGCGGTGTGAGTGGCTACACCAACGGCGGTTCGGCGATGGGCCCGCGCGCGCCCCGTGGCAAGGGGCCGGACAGCGTCCGCGTGCAGTGGACCGAGACCAACCGCTACGACCTGGCCAGCAACCGCTATCTGGACGAAGGTCACCGGGTGCCGCACGAGGCCATGGTGCCGTTGAAAACACCTTATCCGCCCGATCCGGCAACGCTGCTGCTGCACTTCTACCCGGATGGCCACGTGGAAGCGGAGCTGCTGGGCAAAGGCGTGAACAAATGGGATGTGCGCCGCATGCCGGTGCCGAAGGAGCACAAGGACCATGACCAGTACTGA
- a CDS encoding DUF4123 domain-containing protein, giving the protein MRDWHFPPLDLPPLDAGMQRFVLLDGAQCDAPVQLLRTLPWAPMVLFDGLLADGADDASVFLARLPRDVDHDRFLQRAGAQARSLGMLSIIETNLDATQLQQRLQRRLDASYPNGKLFLTRFFDARVLPWWVQVLDEAQCRAFLALGERWWYLRHDLQWAHLELEDVAVDPHDPPWVLEAPQRRGLIDASYPYTLIDHFQLSDPELLARVPRARWYTFFRRVVAAAADVGIEDSRRLVMVATWALLAGSELGSDPAWRTRLQDFAAGRRSAAQIGDEVWPLEESWD; this is encoded by the coding sequence ATGCGTGACTGGCACTTCCCGCCGCTTGATCTGCCGCCGCTGGATGCAGGCATGCAGCGGTTTGTCCTTCTGGACGGGGCGCAGTGTGACGCGCCGGTGCAGTTGCTGCGCACGCTGCCCTGGGCGCCGATGGTGCTGTTCGATGGTCTGCTGGCCGACGGCGCCGACGATGCCAGTGTGTTCCTGGCGCGGCTGCCGCGTGACGTTGACCATGACCGGTTCCTGCAGCGGGCCGGCGCGCAGGCGCGTTCACTCGGCATGCTGAGCATCATCGAGACAAACCTGGACGCCACTCAGCTGCAGCAGCGCCTGCAACGGCGGTTGGACGCCAGCTATCCGAACGGGAAGCTGTTCCTCACGCGCTTTTTCGATGCGCGGGTGCTGCCCTGGTGGGTGCAGGTACTGGACGAGGCGCAGTGCCGCGCGTTCCTGGCCCTGGGGGAGCGTTGGTGGTACCTGCGCCATGATCTGCAGTGGGCGCACCTGGAACTCGAGGACGTCGCGGTGGATCCGCATGACCCGCCGTGGGTGCTTGAAGCACCACAGCGCCGCGGGCTCATCGATGCGAGCTATCCCTACACCCTCATCGACCACTTCCAGCTGTCCGATCCGGAACTGCTGGCGCGGGTGCCACGCGCACGCTGGTATACGTTTTTCCGCCGGGTGGTGGCCGCCGCGGCGGATGTCGGTATCGAGGACAGCCGGCGGCTGGTGATGGTGGCGACCTGGGCGTTGCTGGCGGGCAGCGAACTGGGCAGTGACCCGGCCTGGCGCACGCGCCTGCAGGATTTCGCGGCGGGCCGGCGCAGTGCCGCGCAGATTGGCGATGAAGTATGGCCGCTGGAAGAAAGCTGGGACTGA